GCTGCACAACATGGCGATGTAAAAAGCCACGAACAAGCAATTGCAATTCTCAATACCTGGGGAAAAAATGCGTAAAATCGAATGGTCTGTTCCTGCTCTTGATGACTTGATTTCCGCCGGTGACTATATAGCGCAAGATAACCCTACAGCTGCAAAACGAATGGCAATCAGGGTAAAAGAAGCAGTAGAAAACCTTCAGGATCACCCAAACCTGGGCAGGCCCGGAAGATTGACCGACACCAAGGAACTTGTTGTATCAGGTACACCATTTATCGTCGTTTACTGGATAAAGAATGGCGTGGTACAAATTCTTCGGGTCCTTCATCACGCGCGGTGTTGGCCATAATATATCGCCTACATCACTGCAAAATTCGGTTGATCAAAGAAAGGATTAGGAAAGCTGCCGCACCTGAAGAGGGTTAAGG
The window above is part of the Desulfobulbaceae bacterium genome. Proteins encoded here:
- a CDS encoding type II toxin-antitoxin system RelE/ParE family toxin, whose product is MRKIEWSVPALDDLISAGDYIAQDNPTAAKRMAIRVKEAVENLQDHPNLGRPGRLTDTKELVVSGTPFIVVYWIKNGVVQILRVLHHARCWP